The genomic window TGGATCGGCACGACAGCGAGTCGCGCCCCTGCTTGCGGCAAGTTCACCGTGGGCCACCCTTGAACCTCAATGTAGCGTTCGGTGCGATGACATCCCGAGTTCGCATCGGCATATACCGTATTCGGCCTCGACGACCTTCATCGCGGTCACCTTGCCGAGGATATCCGCCCAGCATGCTCCTGTAGTCGGCGGCCAGGTGCTGCACAAACCAGTTCGCAAGGGCCTTCCTGTTTCGGCGCGTCAAATGGGCGGTCTGTTGTGCAAAGGCGCCCGCTGGCCGGGAGCCAGCGGGCGGCGGACCTTGCGGCCCTATTGACCGCCTGGAGGGGACCGGCGGGCAAATGGGATGACTTTCAGCGCTCCAATCTGAACTACAGGTAGACGATTTTCGGTCAGTTTCAAATAATCGATCTGATTCCACGATTCGGTTGGATTGCGAACCGGAACCTGCTCCTTCGGACGTTCATTGGGCCTGTTCGAAGGCGCGGATGCCTCGGATAGGCTACCATGGTTCAGATGCGTGCAGTGCTCATAATCATGGTCGCGGGCACCGCAGCGAGAACAGCACATCGAGATTTGGCCTAACAGCATTCACTAAAATGCGCGACTTGGATTTTGGTTGCCAAGGCTGGAAGCAAACATCCGGGTGCTGAAGACCCTCAAGGGCCCACACCCTACGAACACATCTGCAAAACCTGGGCAAAAGAGCCCGAGCACTTCATCCTAAATCCGATCCAGCAAATGCCGGGACTGAACACCGTGTGGCCCACCGTCCATCCCGTCGATGACACCGTTCGTTTCCACTCCATTTCGAGCCTCACCGCCCACCTCGCGCGGCTGTGTCGCCCTGATTGCCTTCAGCGCTCTTACTTGCCGCAGGCCGGCTCGCCTGGATGCCCGCAGGACGGCTTCTTACCTGGCGGCTGCTGCGGCTTGGGCTGCTGCGGCAGGCGCTGTTCTTGGATCTGGGGCTTCGGCTGGGCACGGAACTCCGGCTTGGGCTGTGGTGGCAGACGTCGCTCTTGGATCTGGGGCTTCGGCTGGGCACGGAACTCCGGCTTGGGCTGCGGTGGCAGACGTCGCTCTTGGATCTTGGGCTTCGGCTGGGCGTGGAATTCCTGCTTCGGCTGCGCATGAAACGTCGGCTTCTGCGGCTTGGAGAACACGTGCACGTTCGGCTTTTCCTGCAGCTTGAGCTGGCGCTGTGGTTTCCGCTGCACGTTGATTTCCGGGCCGACGGAACCACCACCGCTGTTCTGCAGCTTGCGGATTTTCTTGTTCCCGTTGCCCGGGACCTGATCGCTCGGTACGACAACGGCCTGGCCAGCGGACAGGTCCTTGCGCGTCAGCTTCTTCGGCTTGCCGGTGTTCTGGTCGGACAACGCGTTCGGAGTGTTCTTCCTGAACTTCTGCCGAGCGTTCAGATCTTGCCCGGCCGGTGCACCGCTGACGGTCGGCGGCTTGCGGAACTTGCCATTCTTGCCCTGCCCATTGCCGGCTCCGTTCTGCTGGCCAGCGCCCTGCCCTGTCGTCACAGCGGCGCCTGTATTCCCTGTAGCCTGCGGGTTCCCGCTTATCGTACCCTGCTTGCGCAGGTTCCTGGACTTGTCGTTGGGTAAGGTCTGGCTGTTGAGCACCGGCTTGCCGTTGACGAGTGGCAGCGTCTTGCGGTTGGCGCCGGGCAAGGCGTGATCAGTCGAAAGTTTGCCGCCAGGTAGCGTCTTCGACATCGGCGTGGTGCCGCCTGGTTGACGACCTTGCGCCGCACCCTGCCCGAGCTTCGCCGGCAGGCCGCTCGGATTCTGCTTGACCAGCGCGGCCCTTTTCTGCAGCTGCGGCGGCAGCGCAACCTTGGCCGCGAGCGCGGCCGCGCCCAGGCCTGCGGCGGCGCCGAGCTTCTGGCCGGTGGTGAGACCGCCCGGCGCATTGCCATTGATCGTGGTGTTGTGGATGTTGTTGAAGACGATGTCGTCGGGCGGAAATGTTTCCCAGACAGTGCGAACCAATCTCGCGCGGCTTTGCGGTTGAATTTCGTCCAAAAAATAGCGGTTTTGGGTATCCCGACGCGATGCGATCCGCAGCGGGCCGGGTCGGGGCACCGCCTGCATGTGGACGTTGCTATCGGCGATCCGGCACGGAGACGGCAGGAGACGTCCTGAGCATAAACTGGCACCGAAATAACGGGTCAGGGCTTTGTTGCAATTAGGCTGCTGCCAGATAGAGGCCCGCCCAGAGCTACCTAAGGGCTACCAACATCCAAGCAGGGCATGCAGGACTCATCATTCAGAGCCTGCTAAACTTCCGCGCATATTGGAGGGATGTCATGCTCAACCCGTCGCAACAGATCATGAGGTTAGGATTCGGATTCGCCGTGTCACAGGCACTGCGCGTCATTATCGAACTCGGCATCCCCGATCTCCTGGCTGCCAGCGAACAGTCGGTGGATGAACTAGCGGCTGCCACTCAGTCAGATGCTGACGCGCTTTATCGTGTAATGCGACTTCTCGCGCCCGAAGGGGTCGTTAGGGAAGTGCTGCCCCGCCATTTTGAGTTGACGGAGGTTGGCGCCGTGCTGCGCTCCGATCAGCCTGGCCCCCGTGACTTCGTTCGTATGATCAACAGCGAGGCCTATCTTGCCTTCGAGCAGCTCATGCATTCTGTCCGCACCGGAAAGCCAGCCTTCGACAAGGTGTTCGGCAGCCCAAGGTTTGACTGGCTGTCGGCACACCCCGAGCAGGCTGCCTTGTTTCAGCGTGCCATGGTCGCCTTGAGCCAAGGCAGCAACGAGGCCGTTACCGAAGCTTGTGACTTCAAGCCGTTCACGCGGGTCGTCGACGTTGGCGGGGGACATGGCCAGCTTCTCTCGGTGATCCTGGCTCGCAATCCCCATTTGGACGGCGTGCTTTTCGATCTGCCTTCGGGCGTCGCGGCAGCACGCCAGGGTGCCGGAGGCGACCTGCCGCGCACCGAATTTGTTGCCGGTGATTTCTTTGAAAGCGTTCCCACCGGTGATGTCTACGTCATCAAGAAGGTCATTCACGATTGGGACAACAGGCGTGCCGCGGTGATCCTGCAAAATTGCCGCAAGGCAATGCTGCCGAACGGCAAGGTGTTCGTGGCCGAAACGCTCGTGCCGCCGGGTGACGAGCCGAACCAGATCAAGGGTATCGACGTGGTCATGCTCGCCGTCACTGGCGGCCTGGAGAGAACGCAGACCCAATATGCAAGCTTGTTCGGCGCCGCAGGGCTGCGCCTTGAACGAGTGATTCAGACCCGAGGACCCATTTCCATCCTTGAGGCCTGCCCAGCCTAACGCGGCATGGTCGACGTCGCGGCACTGAACCGAACACTAGAAGCCGTCCCTCCGAGTTTTGATTAAGGGAGCGAAACCATGAATGCTCTGTCTGCACTTTCTCCATCCTGATTCCTCGCCGCATTCCTGGCGGTTTGCTCACAGGCCGACAAAGGTCTCCGGCGGGCATAGGCCGGATGGGCCGAATACCCGACTGATCTCCCGGTAGCCGTTTTCAGGGACTGACATCCTGCGCGTGTTCTGAAGCGCGGCGGCATCCAGGTTCCTGTCCAATTTCGCAGGTTTCGTACCGCTCGCCCTTCCCGCCGACGGGTCGAGGAATCAGTCATGATCGCAGTGCCCCGCAGAAGAACGCCCACTGGTCCGCCGCAGGTTTCGCAGCGGCACAATTTTGCGATGTTCCGGACCAACGTGTCGGAGCTGGTCGCAGTTGCGCAGGCGGATTGGATCGCCGGGTGCTGAGGGTCAGGCGCGGTTTTGAAGCGCCAGCTCTCTCGTTGCCGGTCTCGACGATATCGCATTGATGGGTCAGGCGATCGCGCCGTGGTCATTCTTGACATCACCGAAAACGGGAGGCCATTTCCCAAAGGTCTGGTGGTGGTGACGATGACCGAGGTCTGCTCGTTGAGGCGGTCAGGCGGCCGAGATAGTCGGCCATGCGTCCCTGCCGTTCGGTCCGGGTCTCGGCCTCGGGCTTGTTGACCAGATCCACGACATTCAAACCCGACGGGTGAACGCTCGCGTCTTGGGGTTCGAAATCTCTGAGCAGGCGCCAAACCCAAGACCTCGCTCAGGCCTCCACAATGAGGAAGTCATCCGCCATCATTCGGTCACGGTGTCGCCATGACGGTGGACGACTCTCCACTGGCCGTCCTCCCGGCGATAGACCTGAGTGACGCGCAACGTGTATGTACGCGGCTTGCCGTCGACCGAGACGGACGTGCGCTCCAGTCCAACTGTGTAGGCCATGTCGCCGATCACGTCGTACGCCTGCACCTCGACGACGAAGGACGTGCAGTTCGAGAAGCTCTTTCCCAGATAGACGAAGAGGTCATCAATCTCGGCTTGACCGTTGGCGTTGCGCCACGCACCGAGAACGGTGACCGGCTCACGATGGGACCAGAGCGCCCGGCGAGGCGCCGGGTCACCATTGTGGAGGGCAAGCTCGGCTTGGTACAGCGAGGTCTTCACCCACGCCAGGAAGTCTTCACGGTCCTTCATCTTCCTCGCGTCCTCCCTGTGCAGCGCCTTGTCACAATCCGGTAGATTGAATTTCGAAGCTTTTGGCGTTCAGCATGATCGAGCCGCTATCAAGGATGTTCGACTTATCCGAAGGCTCAAATCATCAATCTGTAAAATGATTTTAAAAACCGCCTACAGGCTGGTGCAGACGCGACGCCGATCGAGATCAGGTCTTCCTGAGCGCGACCGACCTCCCGACGAAGAAGGGGCCGATCGAGAGCCCAGTGCCGGCAATGACACGATGGTCAAGCCGCAAATCTATGAATCGGTGTCGAGCGGACGTCAGAAGAAATCAGCCTGACATGATGATGGCGGGACATAGCCCGCCACCATACCGTTAGCGAAAGCCGTGGCTTATTTGGAACCGCCGAGTGCCTTCAATTTCTCGCAGAACTGGGCGTGAGGCTTGCTCATCGCTGCGTCGTTGCATTCCTTCATCATCTTGTCCTGATCGGCCTTAGCCATGCCAGCCCAAGCCTTTTTCATATCGGCGTCCGGCTTCATCGTCTTCATGCCCGCGTCGGTGAAGAACGGCGCCATCATCTTGGGTTCGTCGAGTGCGCCGGCAAGCGCCGCGCCGCCGACAATGGTGAACGCAAGTGCACCGAAACAGACAGTTTTGAAGCTCATGAAATTATCCTGCCCTACTCTTTTGCCCCGACCGTCGTTTGCGATCAGGTGCGGTTTTTAACGCAATATAAGCGGCATCTAAAAAATGGCGAATGTTAGGATGCCGCTTCACAAATCGATACATCCTTGAAATGGCATAGCTACAAAAGGCACTTTCCCGGCAAAATTTTGCAGGCATGCTCGGCATATTCGAGCGCTGATCGCTCCTGCTGGAAGGCGTATGAAGCGCACGAAAATCTCGTCTCAAAGCTATCACCCCGTTCGTGTAATTTCCGAGCGCCTTATCAGGCGCACCTTCATGCTCCATGTTGGATAGCGAGGAGGCGCTCTTGAGGGCGGCGCCAGGCAAGCGAGCCGCTGACGACGAGCAACGATTATGCGGGTCCGATTCTCGATCAGTCGTCGGCCACTACCAGCCGTAGCTGAAGGTGGCGCCGCCGCCATCATCGCCGTTCTGAACAACATTCGCGTCGGTGTTTCTTCCGAACTGGAAAATGCCGTAGGCGTTGTCATTGCCGTTCTGCTGCAGGGTGGCGGAATGGCCGTTGCCCTCCTGCTGGATGATGCCGAGATTGCCGCCGCCGTTTTGTCCGATGCCGGCGGCGTTGCCGTGTCCCAACTGGCGGATGCTGGCGCCGTGCAGGCCGCGATACAACGAATAGACGTGCAGGCCAGTCGCCAGCGCGCCAGCGTCGCGAGCGTTGCCGGGAGCAAATGTCACCGAAACCCAGCCGCCCGCGTAAGCCGGCGCAGACAGCGCCGCCTGGCCGATGCCGCCGGCAACGAGAGCGGCGGTAAGGGTTCTGAACATATTGGGGGTCATCTTGATCTCCATTTTCCGGCTGCCCCAGCCTATGGCCAACCTTCTCATCTCGTGGCTGAACGCTGCCGGAATCCTTCGTTCAGCTGTCGTTCAGTCATTTTTCCCCCGGGCCTGGCGCACATAAAAAAGGGCGCCGAATGCCGACGCCCTTTTTGTAAATCTGGCGATGCGGTCAAGTCGCGCCGCCGACCCGCTCGGCGCAGCCGATGCTCTTGCCATCGACCGTGACCTCGAGCTTGGTGTCGTAGACGGCGCCCTTCGCGTCGAGCGTGACTGCGCCGAGCGTGGCAGGCTTGCCGGGCGCGGCGCTGAAGGCGCCGCCCTGCTCGATATTGGTGCCGCCGGACCGGCCGACGCTTCCGACATGGAAGGAATAGGTGCCGCTCACCTTTCTGTCGGCACGGGCGAGCGCCTCCAGCGAGACCATGTCGCCTTCCGGCGTGACACGGATCTCGCAGTGCACCGGACCAATGGACTGGTCGGCGGTGGCCATAGCCGCCAGCGCGCCGGCCGGGACCAGGACCAGGGCGAGAGCGGCCATGACGCGGCGGGGATGCTTGACGATGCGTGGCATGTTCGTCTCCTTGGCACGAGTTGGCCGCGGCCGCGGACTCTTTCCACGGCCGCCCGGCCGTTGCCGTGTTTATGGGCAGGCCTGGACGAAAGCGGCGACGTTGCCGCTGCCGCCCTGGCTGACATTGGCATCGCAGCCGTGGCCAACCTGCACGCCGGCGGCGATGTTGCCGTTGCCGTCCTGGGTCAGGATGGTGGTGTCGTTGGAGCCGAACTGGGCGACGCCGGCTACGTTGTGGTTGCCGTTCTGGTAGGTGGCGCCGTAGTTGCCGATCCCTTCCTGGCCGATGGCCGAAAGGTTGTGGCGGCCGCGCTGCTGGCCGATCACCGTGTTGAAGCGGCCGTCCTGGTAAACCCGGATACGGTTCTTAAAGCCGTTCTGGGCGCCGCCGGCCAAGTTCGACCAGCCATATTGCTCGATGCTCACGTCGTTGGCCATGGCCGGGGCGGCGGCGGTAATACCGACAAGAGCGGCGAGCGCGGTTGCGATGAAAGAAATGCGGATCATGAGAGCGTCTCCTTTGGCGGACGGGACCGCGAGTTGAACGGCTTCCTTTTACGAAATGCCGTTCGAACCGATGCTGAAGGCTGCGTTCAGATGGAGTTCAGGAAGGACTAATGGATCGCACTATTGAGACTTTAGAGAGGATTTCCGCCATTCGGGCCGAAACATCCACCGGAGCGGGGCCGGTGGTGAATTAGGCTTCACTCGACTACTTGTCAAAACCTGGCAGCCATGCCCTTCCATCATCTGTTCAAAGGGGGCGGCCATACCATTCATACTAATTTGTAAGGTAGGTGCACGGAACCGAACCGGGAGTTTGCAGCTTCCTGGCGTTCAACAAGGATGCATAAGGCGCGCCTAATGTTCAGTGACAAAGAAACACGATTCTTAGAGGCAGGGCTGTTCGTCGCTGTGCCGCTCTCAATCCTTGTCGCGGTGTTGATGGTTAGCCTTACGTTCGGCTGGTTTGGATGAGCGCGAATGGGATCAACTTTCTTGAGGTCAGCTGAATGCTGGTGTCGCCGCTTCACAACATCGTCTTCCCGGTCGGTGCGAGCGGCTCTCATTTTTTCGGTAGATATTACTACCGCCGATCTTAGATCGGGACCTTTAGCAATCCGCTGGCGGATTTTTACATTGGGCGGGGTTTAATCGTGGACGCAAATGCAGCAAACCCGGTTGTCGGGCCATCCAAGCCGCGACTGCTTAGCATCCTTGGACCCGGCCTGATCACGGGAGCCTCTGACGACGATCCAAGCGGCATTGCGACCTATTCCCAGGTCGGTGCCCAGTTCGGCTACAGCATGGGCTGGGTCATGTTGTTCAGCTGGCCTCTGATGTGCGCGATCCAGGAGATCAGCGCCAGGATCGGCCGTGTCACCGGTCGAGGTATCGCGGGCAATCTGCGAAAGCACTATCCGGCCAGCGTGGGAATTTCCATCGTTTCGTTGCTCATGGTCGCCAATATCATCAACATAGGCGCCGACCTGGGAGCAATGGGAGCTGCGCTAAAGCTAATTATTGGCGGGCCGCAGCTGCTTTACGTTGCCGCGTTTGGCATCGTGACCGTCCTGCTTGAAATCTTCTCGCGTTACGCGCGCTATGTGTCGGTGCTGAAGTGGCTCACACTGTCACTTCTGGCCTATGTCGCCGTGGCCTTCGTGGCGAAGGTCCCCTGGGCGACGGTCGGTTACAATCTGGTTGTTCCGCACATCAGCTTTGACGGCCAATATATCACTTCTGTCGTGGCTATTCTTGGGACGACGATCAGCCCCTATCTTTTCTTCTGGCAGGCTGGACAGGAGGTGGAGGAGGTTAAGGAGCGCGATGAGGCCTCGCCGCTCAAAGTCGCTCCCGAACAGGCCCCAGAAGAACTGACACGTATCCGCATCGATACCTATTTTGGTATGGCCATTTCCAACGCCGTTGCCCTCTTTATTATCGTGACTACCGCAGCGACGCTGAACGCCAACGGCGTGACCGACATTCAGACCTCATCGCAGGCGGCCGAAGCGCTTCGTCCGATCGCCGGCCCGTTTGCGTTCTTCGTCTTTGCGCTTGGAATTATTGGCACAGGGTTGCTGGCATTGCCCGTGCTCGCCGGCTCCTCCGCCTATGCCCTGGGAGAGACGCTCGGCTGGAACGTGGGATTAGCCAAAAAACCGCACCGGGCTAAAGCCTTCTACAGCGCGATCGCTGTGGCGACCCTGGTCGGGGTCGCCCTTAATTACACGCCGATCGATCCGATTAAGGCTCTGTTCTGGAGCGCGGTTATCAATGGCGTCGTGGCTGTGCCAGTCATGGGTATGATGATGCATCTGTCGGGCAAGCGCGCGGCCATGGGAGACTTTCAGCTGCCGACAGGGCTCAAAATTGTCGGCTGGCTTGCCACTGCGGTCATGGCCGTGGCTGCGGTGGGCCTCTTTGCGACGTGGTAATATGGGCCCCGCCTCGCTGTGCGAGGTCTTGCGCGCGTTGCGGGGCCATTTCTTCAACTTTGTTCAGCGGAATGAACACCTCTGTGCCGCCCTGCTGGCAGTTGCGGTCCTCGCACTCGTTTCATTGGTCGTCATGGTTCTATTCCTTTCCCGTTACATGCCGAAGGCATGCCCCTCGGCATGCCTTCGGGGGGCGCGTGAGCGCGCGGCAGAGAGGCGGGCGAATGCCGGCGAG from Mesorhizobium sp. AR02 includes these protein-coding regions:
- a CDS encoding acetylserotonin O-methyltransferase — protein: MLNPSQQIMRLGFGFAVSQALRVIIELGIPDLLAASEQSVDELAAATQSDADALYRVMRLLAPEGVVREVLPRHFELTEVGAVLRSDQPGPRDFVRMINSEAYLAFEQLMHSVRTGKPAFDKVFGSPRFDWLSAHPEQAALFQRAMVALSQGSNEAVTEACDFKPFTRVVDVGGGHGQLLSVILARNPHLDGVLFDLPSGVAAARQGAGGDLPRTEFVAGDFFESVPTGDVYVIKKVIHDWDNRRAAVILQNCRKAMLPNGKVFVAETLVPPGDEPNQIKGIDVVMLAVTGGLERTQTQYASLFGAAGLRLERVIQTRGPISILEACPA
- a CDS encoding curlin yields the protein MIRISFIATALAALVGITAAAPAMANDVSIEQYGWSNLAGGAQNGFKNRIRVYQDGRFNTVIGQQRGRHNLSAIGQEGIGNYGATYQNGNHNVAGVAQFGSNDTTILTQDGNGNIAAGVQVGHGCDANVSQGGSGNVAAFVQACP
- a CDS encoding curlin; translated protein: MTPNMFRTLTAALVAGGIGQAALSAPAYAGGWVSVTFAPGNARDAGALATGLHVYSLYRGLHGASIRQLGHGNAAGIGQNGGGNLGIIQQEGNGHSATLQQNGNDNAYGIFQFGRNTDANVVQNGDDGGGATFSYGW
- a CDS encoding NRAMP family divalent metal transporter — translated: MDANAANPVVGPSKPRLLSILGPGLITGASDDDPSGIATYSQVGAQFGYSMGWVMLFSWPLMCAIQEISARIGRVTGRGIAGNLRKHYPASVGISIVSLLMVANIINIGADLGAMGAALKLIIGGPQLLYVAAFGIVTVLLEIFSRYARYVSVLKWLTLSLLAYVAVAFVAKVPWATVGYNLVVPHISFDGQYITSVVAILGTTISPYLFFWQAGQEVEEVKERDEASPLKVAPEQAPEELTRIRIDTYFGMAISNAVALFIIVTTAATLNANGVTDIQTSSQAAEALRPIAGPFAFFVFALGIIGTGLLALPVLAGSSAYALGETLGWNVGLAKKPHRAKAFYSAIAVATLVGVALNYTPIDPIKALFWSAVINGVVAVPVMGMMMHLSGKRAAMGDFQLPTGLKIVGWLATAVMAVAAVGLFATW
- a CDS encoding YybH family protein; its protein translation is MKDREDFLAWVKTSLYQAELALHNGDPAPRRALWSHREPVTVLGAWRNANGQAEIDDLFVYLGKSFSNCTSFVVEVQAYDVIGDMAYTVGLERTSVSVDGKPRTYTLRVTQVYRREDGQWRVVHRHGDTVTE
- the csgH gene encoding curli-like amyloid fiber formation chaperone CsgH, which produces MPRIVKHPRRVMAALALVLVPAGALAAMATADQSIGPVHCEIRVTPEGDMVSLEALARADRKVSGTYSFHVGSVGRSGGTNIEQGGAFSAAPGKPATLGAVTLDAKGAVYDTKLEVTVDGKSIGCAERVGGAT